The Candidatus Eisenbacteria bacterium sequence GTCCGAGAGGGTGGTCGCTGTGCCGGAGAGCACCACCGTGCCCGCGCTGACTCCCTTCACCTGGATGTGACTGTCCGCAAGGGTCGCGTCGGCGCCCAGGGAAGCCTCCAGCTGCTTGCGGATTTCATCGTCGGATCGCTTCACCATGGCTTCGGCCGTGGGGTTCGTGGCGATTTGGAGCAGGTTGCGGACCAGGGTCACGCCCGAGACCCCGCGGGCAATCTCCCCGGCGCGCGTCCGCTGCGCCCGGGTGTCCACGCGCCCGAACAGGGTGACCCGGCCGCGCAGGGCGTCCACGTGGATGTCCATGCCATCGACTCCGCGCGAGGTAAGCAGCGCGGCCTTGGTCTTGAGCGTGATCCAGGAGTCGTTCGGCTCCTCCCCTGTCCGGGTGCTGGCCCCGGAAGGGTTGACGCTGGCGGCAACCAGCCCGGCGAGGAAGAGAGAGGCTAAGAGGGCTTTGGGGCTCATGCGGAAGGTCCTTTCAGTGGTCTGTCACTGTGAAGAACCGTCGGGAACGCCCCGGCGCGGGCGACGCTGTCCGGCGATATGCGGGAGTCTCGCTCACGCCGGGTGCGGGACCGGCGGATGCCGCGCTCCAGGAGGCCCGGGGCAGGTGCGGTGAGCGGGGTGGCGGGCGGTCTCGGGGCAGTCCTGCGAGTTCGGGACCGTGCCTCTAGCCGGAACCATACATGCAGGGGCAAGTATTGTCAATACTTGCTCGAGCCGCGACGAATGGACCGGCGGGGCCGGCCGGCTGCGGGCGCCCCCATGCAAAACGGCCCCCCGGAACCGCCTCCGGGGGGCCGTCAACTCTCGGGATCGCCAACGCCCGCGAGGCGGGCGTAAATGCCTGCACTGCCCCTACCCCACCCGCACCAACCGCCCGGTCTTCGTCCCCCACTGCGTCTGCAGCCGCAGGAAGTACATCCCGGCGCCGGCCCTCGAGCCGGCGGTGGTGCGGCCGTCCCAGGTCCAGGAGTGCGGGCCGGCCGGGAAGGGCTCGTCCACGCGCCGTACCACCCGCCCGCCCACGTCCATCACCTCGAGCACCGCGCGGCCGCCCTCGGGCAGGGAGAAGCGCAGCGTCACGGACCCGGTGCTGGGGTTGGGACGCGACGGGTAGAGCGCCAGGACCCGCGGGCCACCTCCCACACCCACGATGACTCCGGATGTGAAAGCCACGTCAATGGTGTGGTTGGCGGTTACGTTGGTGAAGGTGTAGGCGGTGTCCGGACCCACACTCACTCCATCCACCAGCACGTCTGCCACCACGTAGGCCGGGGCGGGCGTGATGGAGAAGTGCTGACTTCCCCCCACGTTCACCGACACCGCGCCACTCGGCGTGATGCTCCCGTTGGAGCCCGCGGTGGCGGTGATGGTGTAGCTGGGCACCTTGAACTCGGCCACGGCGAAGTCCCCCCAACCCGTGAGGCCGGTGGCCTGGGTGCTGGTGGCGGTGCGCGCGCCGATGGCCGTGGGGTTCCAGCCACCGCTGTAGCGGCGGACCAGGAACGCGGCCGTGCTGGCCCCGCCATCCACGTCGCCGGCCGGGTACGCCAGCGTGACGTCGTAGCCGGTGAAGCTGGGCGTGCCGGTGGGCGTAAGCGACCACCAGCGGTTGACGGACTTGGCCGGGTCGAGGTCGGAGGCGGCCAGGCTCGGGTGGTCCGGGGTGGCGCAGGTGGCCGCCAGGTCGAAGACGCCGCTGTTGCCGCTCATGGTGACCGTCGCGGGCGAGTAACGGAGCGCATCGCCCACGTCGAATCTCACGGTGGGCGCGCCGGCGGCCATGCTCCGGTGCAGGTTGCCCACCACCCATCCCGTGGACTGCGCCGCGCCGGACACGCTGCCGGTGGAGCCCATGGTCAGCGCGCTGCCCCCCGTGGTGAGGTTGCCCAGCGCGAACATCAACCCGCCGCTCAGCGTGACGTTGCTCAGCAGGGATACGCCGCTGGCGTTGTTCACCGCGATGTTCGACGTGGCGCTGGTGTTGAGGGTGCCCTGCACCAGGATCGCCTGCGGCGCGGTGCCACCCAGCGCGAGCGTGAGCGCGCCGGCGGGGCTGAACGTGAGCGTGGCGCCACTCCGGACCACCACGTTGCCCTTGAGCGTGCCGCCACCGGTGAGGCTGCCCAGGTTCAGCGTGCCCGCGGACACGATCAGGCTGTCCATGATCCAGGCGTTGGAGCCGGTCGGCGCCAGGCTGGCGGCGGCGTTGTTCAGCTCGAAGTCGGCGTAGGTGCGGCCGGAGACCGACGGCGTGAGCGAGCCGTCCATGCGGAAGCGGCTGCCGTGCTGGAACACCGTCACGGCGTTGGGCGCGCTGGCGCCGAACGGGTTGGCGCCGGCGGACTGGATCATCAGCGAGCCGGACTGGAACACCGCCGAGTTGAGCGCTCCCGGCGCGACCCCGGTGCCGAAGAAGTTGCCGCTGAAGCCGGTGCCCAGCGTGAGCACCGCGCCCGACTGGAAGCTGAGGCCGCTGGCGCTGCCCACGATCATGCGGTGTGCCGCGCCGCCGACGGTCACCGCACCCCGTACAGTCCCCGTCGTGCCCGCGCTCAGTTGCAGCGTCAGCGCGCTGGTGCCGTTCAGCAACAGCGCGGATCCCGCCGCCACGTCCAGCGCCAGGCCGGAGGCCCCGCTGAGGGCCAGCGTGACCGCGGCGGAGGGCTGCAGCGCCACGGAGCTGTTGTTGGAGAGCTGCAGCTGGCCGATGGTCTGCGCCGGCACGCCGGTCACGGTCACCATCCCGCCGCCGTTGAAGATCAGCACGTCGTCGGTGGCCGGCGTGGTGCGCGTGGGCGTCCAGTTGGTGGCCGTGCCGTAGGCCGCGGTGCCGGCCTGGTTCCACACGTAGGCGTGCTGCGAGAAGGTGGCGGTGATGTTCTTGTTGCCGTCAATCAGCACATTGAGCGGGTTGGTGGCCCCGCTGGCGTCCCCGCTCCAGCCGGCGAACACCCAGCCGACCGTCGGATTGGCGGTGAGCTGGACCGTGCTGCCACCCAGGTAGTCGGGCTGGTCGGGGCTCTTCGCCACCGTGCCGCCGCCCACCGTGGTGATGTTCACGGTGTAGCTGGAGGGATCGAACGAGGCGCTGATGGTCTGGTCGGCGTGCACCGCCGGAAAGGTGTAGTCCGTCACGGCGCCCACCGAGCCGCCGTTCACCAGCACGTCCGCCACGTGGTAGCCGGCAGAGGGCGTGATGGCAAAGGAAGGCGTGGCGCCGTCGCCCACGCCGATGGCGCCGCCGGGCGAGATGCTGCCGTTGGCGCCGGCGGTGGCGGTCACGGTCCATCCGGTCAGCGCGAAGTTGGCGTGGCTGGAATCGCGGCCCGCATTGCCCGCGCCGTCGTGCGCCGTTACGCGCACCCGTGCGGTGGCCGTGGGAAGCCCGGCGACGGTCCACGCGTGGCTGCCGCTGTTGGCGATCCCGCTGGCGATGACGGTGGGGAACGTGGCCCCGCCGTTGGACGAGTACGCCAGGTCCACCGAGGTCACGCCCACGTTGTCCGTGGCGGTCCAGGTGATGTTCTGCGAGGAGCCGATGGCCCAGCTCTCCCCGCCCACCGGGGCGGTGACCGTCACCACCGGGGCCTGCGTGTCCGAGGTGTTCACCGCGAAGGACACCGAGATGGTCTGGTTGGCGTGCACCGGCGCGAAGGTGTAGCCCGCCGCCGCGCCCTCGGAGATCCCGTTCACCAGCACGTCCGCCACGTGATAGCCGGCGACCGGCGTCATGGTGAAGGTGGGGCTGGCGCCGTCCGCCACGCCGATGGTGCCGCTGGGCGCGATGCTGCCGTTGGCGCCCGCGCTGGCGGTGATGGTCCAGCCGGCGATGGTGAAGTTGGCGTGGCTCGAATCGGAGCCCACGTGGCCGGCCGCGTCATGCGCGATGGCGCGCACGCGGGCCGTGGCCGAGGGCAGCCCGCCAAGGGTCCAGGAGTAACTGCCGCTGTTGGCCAGGCCGGTGGCGATGACATTCGGGAAGGTGGCGCCGCCGTCCACCGAGTAGGCCAGGTCCACCGAGGTCACGCCCACGGCGTCGGTGGCGGTCCAGGTGATGTTGTGCGCGGAACCGAGGGCCCAGCTTTCGCCGCCCACCGGGGAGGTGATGGTGACCACCGGGGGAATGGTGTCGCCGGCGCCCGCGTCGCGGCGCGTGACCCAGATGGCCGCGTTCATGAACACCGAGCTGTCGGTGGTGCCGGCCTCGGTCCATCCGGTGAAGAGCGTGTTGCCGGGCTGGCCCGTGCCGTCGTCCATGGGGCTGCTGTCGCCGACGAAGACGATGCGTCCATTGCCGTACACCGAGCTGGCCACCATCGCCTGGGTGGTGCCGGCCTGCGAGGCGCCGTTCATCCAGACGTTGCCGCGCACCGTGGGATTGGTCGCCGGGTACAGGGTGAAGGTGTTGCCGGCGTGGAAGGACAGGTTGCTCACCGTGCCAAACGGTCCGTGGATGATGGAGTCCGTGGGTGAGCTGGACACGTTGGTCGAGACCTGGCTGATGCTGTTGCTGGGATCGCCGGTCACGCCCCAGTGCACGCCCAGGACGTGGCCCGGGTCCAGGGCGTTGTACACCCGCGGCGAGTCCCAGCCGTCGCTGTCGCGGTCCGAGGAGTTGTGGTCGCCCACCGCCACGATGCCGCCCCCGTTGCGCAGGAACGCGAAGATCGCGGTTGTCTCCGCCGCGGAGAATGGGTTCTGCGGCTCGGGGATGATGAACACGTCGTAGTTGGAGAGGTCGTGGGGGTTGGCCATGTTGCCGTAGGTGATGCCATAGGCCGAGGTGAGCGTGGCCACCGTATAGCCGCGCTTGACCATCGCCACGCCCCACGCGGAGATGCCGCCGAGCCAGTAGTTCTCGGCCGTGCCCGCGGTGATGCCAGTCTGCGCCGGCGCCGGAACGGGCATGTCCGTGTCGATGATCCAGTCGGACTGGCCGGCGGTCTCGCTCTTGGTGAAGTCGAACAGGGCCTTCTTGGGCGCCGCCAGGGCGGGCGCGGAGATCAGCAGGACGAGCAGCAGCACGGAGATGACCGGACGCATGGATACCCTTTCCCGGATGGCGGAGCGCGATGTTGGTCTGGGGGCAAGTGCGGCGGTCGCGAACCGGGGATGGCTCCCACGGCCTGCCAGCGGGCGTCCGACGCGATGGTCCTCGTGATCGAGACAATTATATCATGCGCGGCCGGGGAACGGCCACGGGAATGGGGGCGGGGATGGGGACGAGAACGGGGACAGGATTACGCGTCGCGCGGGTGGGGCTGCCGGTTCAGGCCCGCTCCGCCCCGTCCGCGCCGGCGCTATTCCGGAATTCTCAGCGCCATCACCGTAATGTCGTCCCCCGGCTCCACCTCCCCCAGGAAGGCGTTGAGCCCGCCCAGGGTGCGGTCCACGATTCCGCGGGCCGACAGGTCCGGCGGCAGCCCGGCCAGCAGCGAAATGAGCCGCTCATCGCCGAACATCTCCCCCGCGGCGTTCTCCGCCTCGGTGACGCCGTCGGTGAAGAACACCAGCCGGTCCCCGGGCCGCAGGGTCACGCTGCCCTCCGCGTAGCCCAGGCCCTCGAAGGCCCCCACCACCGTGCCGCCCTCCTCCAGGGTCTCGCGCGCGCCCGAAGAGCGCAGCAGCAGCGGCGGGTTGTGCCCGGCGTTGGTGTAGCGCAGCGCGAGCGTGCGCTTGTCCAGGTGGGCCAGGAACATGGTCACGAACTTCCCGGTGGAGCCGGCGCCGGTGGCCAGCGCATTCACCGTGCCGGTGATGGCCGCGGTGGATTCCTTGTCGGCGGCCTGGGTGCGCAGCGAAGCCTGCAGCATGGAGCCCAGGAGCGCGGCGGGAAAGCCCTTGCCCGACACGTCGGCGATGGCCAGCAGCAGTCCGTGCTCGCCCGCGGGCATGACGTCGTAGAAGTCCCCGCTGACCTGCCGCGAGGAGATGTTCACCGCGTGGACCTCGAAGCCCGGGCCCGTGGGGAACACGTCCGGCAGGAACGACTGCTGGATGCGGCGGGCGAGCTGCAGCTCGCCGTCCTCGCGCGCCCGCTTCATGGCGTCGAGATAGTACCGGTTCGCCATGACGATCCCCATGAACAGCGTGGTGAAGATCAGGATGAACGCCAGGAACACGCCCAGGCTGCGCAGGGACCCCAGCAGGCGCAGCCCGAAGAAGGCCTCCGACACGAAGGCCGCCAGGAACGCCCCCGCGATGCTCAGGCTGCTGAAGAACGTGATCGTGTGCGCCACCGGCCGGGAGCCGTCGGGCAGCGGCCGGACCACGCGGGGAAACAGCGTGTGTTCCCCGACCCACATGGTCAGCGCGATGGTGTAGGTGAAGACCGCCGAGACGAGCATCAGCCCGGCCAGGTCGCCGGGCTTCCGGCCCAGGAGCAGCCCGAAGAGCAGGCCGAACCCGATCGCGATGAGCGGCGAGCGCCACAGCAGCGTGATCAGCCCGCGCACCGCGGAGCGGCGCGCGCTGGGGGTCCGGCGTTGGAGGCCCATGGGCGGGGAGTGTAGCAGATGGATGCGGTCAGGGCTTGGCGGACGCCTCGAGCAGCACATCCACCCGGTAGCCGCCCGCCTCGGCCGCGCTCCGCCGTTCCTCGACCTGGCGCTCGATGTCGCGCACCGCGGCGGCATCCGGAGCGCCCGCCGCGGCAACGTCCAGCAGCGCCCGCAGCGCCATCCACCACAGCAGCCGCTCGAAGGGCTCCTGGACCAGGTACTGCTCCCCCTCGTGCTCGTGCACGCCCACGGCCCACGCCGCGTTGGGATCGCGCAGCCAGCCGAAGGGGGATCCGGTTGGAGCCGGGCGCGGGCCCGCGTACGGCGCCCACTCGGCGTGCGTGAACGCCGCGCGCACCCGCGCCGCCACGCGCCAGCGTTCCTCGCCCTCGACGCCCAGCGCGCCCAGTGCGTCGGCCAGCGGCTCCTGCAGGCGCATGGCGTCGAAGAGCGCCGAGGCGGCGGCGTCCGCGTGCACGGGATCCTGGTATCCGCCGAGGGCTTCCAGCGCGCACCACGCGAGCACCGTGGCCCAGGTCGCCGCGGCGTGATCCGGTGGAGCCGGCGCGGACGTGGGGGCGGACGCGGTCGCGGGCGCCGCCGCAGGCGACACCTCCGGCGCCACACGGCCGGCCGGCGAGGGCGCCACCCCGGGCCTGGCCCCCGGCGCCACGCTTCGCACTGCCGCCGGCAGGACCTCGCGCGCCGCCTCCGGCCACGGCCCGGAGAACAACTTCTCGAGTGCGGGGACGCGCACCGCGGCTTCAAGGCGCGCGCGTAGCGCCGAACAGGCTGATTCCAGCCCGCCCCGCCATTCGCGCGACGCCCCCAGGCCCACCGCCTGCCCGGCCTGCCCGGACGCGAAATGGCGCCCGGCCTCGAGGAACCTGCGCGTGCGGCGCACGGCCCTTTCCACGAGCGGCTCGAAGGCCGAGGGGGCGGCCGGGGCCGCGTCGGACCCCCCCGCCTTCGCAGCCGGCGCCGCAGCTTCCGCACCCTTCCCCGCACCCGCCTGCGCCAGCCCCCTCGCCAGCGCGGGCTCCAGCAGCGAACGCAGCGCGTCGTGGACCGGCTGCAGCTCCAGCTTGCGCAGCGCGTCGTCCAGGCTGGGCACGCCGTGGCCGGCCAGCATGTGGCTCAGCGCGCCCCACGGGCGCCCGCCGTCGTCGGGGATGTCGCGCCAGTCCAGGAGCACCCGGCAGGCGTAGCCGTCGAGCTTCAGGTGCATGCCGCGCTCGGCGAGGTCGCGGGCGCGGTGCACGTACTCGAGGCCGCTGCGCGCGTCGCGGAAGGCCACCAGGCCGCCCGGATCGGCGCCCAGCCCGAAGGCCTCCCCCAGGCTCCTCTGTCGGAGGATCCGCGAGCCGTCGGGGGCCTTGGTGGCGTAGGCGCACGATACGCGGATCCAGCCTCGGGTGCCGGCGTGGCGGTTGTTGTAGACCACCAGGCCGCGCTCTTCGCCGCGCCGGTTGGAGTAGGCGTACACGTCCTCGTTCACGTGGCCGGCGTCGGTGTAGAAGTCGTACAGCAGGAAGTCCTGCGCGTCGGCGAACAGCGGCCGGCGGTGCAGCAGCGGGAAGATCTCGCGCTCGTGACGCCCCACCAGCCACGGATCGGGCTGCTCGTCGTAGTAGGCGCGGCGGTACTCCATGCCGTACTTCTCGGTGAGCCCTTCGATCTGGCCGTGTCCGAACATCGGCAGGCCGGGCAGCGTGATCATCAGGGTGCACACGCCGAAGTACTTGTCGCCCTTGCCGAACTGATCCACGGATGTCCGCTCGTCGGGGTTGCTCATGAAGTTGACGAAGCGCTTGAGCACCTCGGGGTCGAACTCGAGCGTGTTCTTCATGACGCTGCGGTAGTTGGCGTTCTCCTCGTCGCGCAGCATGTTCATGAAGGCGCTGTTGTAGACGCGGTGCATCCCCAGGGTGCGCACGAAGTAGCCTTCCATGAGCCAGAAGGCCTCGGCCAGCAGCAGCGTGTTGGGGGCCTCCGCGGCTACGCGATCCACCACCTCGCGCCAGAACTCTGCGGGCATGGCGGCGTTGAATTCCGCGCGGGTCAGCCCGTGCTCGGCGCGCGTGGGAATGGCCCCGCCGGAGCCTGGCTCGGGGAACCACAGCCTCTGGTAGTGGCGCTTGGTGAGCGTCATCGCCGCGTCGAAGCGGATGATGGGAAACTGCCGCGCCACGTGCAGGATCGTCTGGATCACCGCCTCGCGCACTTCCGGGTTGAGGTAGTCCAGCTGGGCGGTGTCGTTCCACGGCATCGCGGTGCCGTCGTTGCCGTGGTAGAAGTAGCGCGTCTCGCCGGTGTGACGGTCCAGCCGCCGGAACACCACCGACGCGTCGGTGCGATCGTAGTAGTGGTCCTCGATCTTGATCTCCACGCGCCCGTCGTTGGAGAGGTCCGGCCCGTTGAAGCTGTACGCCGGGAAGGGCAGGTGGCGAAGCTGCACGAACCACTCGGGGTGGCGGATCACCCACGGCGCGTCAATACCGACATGATTGGGCACCATGTCGCTGGCCAGGCGCAGGCCCCGCGCCGCGGCACGCTCGCGCAGGCCGGCGAAGGCCTCCTCCCCGCCCAGGTCCTGCGCGATCACGTAGTCGTCCAGCGAATACGCCGAGGCCACCGCGTCGGGATTGCCGCACAGGCGCTTGATCCGCTGCGAGGCGCGGCTGCGCTCCCAAACCCCGATCAGCCACAGCGAGTTGATGCCGCGGCGCACCAGTGCATCCAGTTCCTCGTCGGGGACCTGGTCCAGGCGGGTGATGGCCCTGCCGCAGCGGCGCGAGAGCTGGTCCAGCCACACGTACACCGTCTTGGCGATGAGCACCGTGCGCGGCATCCAGTCCAGGTCGCGGCTGAATCGCTCGTATTCGGGGTCCAGCCCCGCGTAGGAAACGACCCAATCGCGCCCCGACGGCCCCAGTCCCGGCGGGGCCCCGCCGAACTGCCGCGCCGGGTGATAGCGCAGGAAGATGGCCAGCTCCTCCTCCTTGAGCACGTCCAGGGCGGTGAGCAGGCGGCGCACGAAGTCGCCCAGCAGCGGCTCCCACTCATCGCGGATGTAGGCCAGCTGGCCCTCCAGCGAGTCGGGCGAGGCCAGCGCGGGCGCACGCAGCAGGTCCACCAGGTTGCGGTCCCCGGGCCCGAACCGCGGGCGGGTGTCGAACCAGGCGCGCAGCGCGCCGGTGATCTCGCGATAGGCGGTGCCGGTGGCCAGTGCGCGGTCGTCGAACAGCTCGGCGAAGGGCCGGAAGGCCGGGTTCAGGTTGGCCAGCCACAGCAACATCATCTCTTCGAGGGCCACCGCGCGGTGCGGCACGCCGCCGGTGGCGCCGGCGAGCCACTCGGAGGCGCGGACCGTGCCGCGATACACCGGCACCACCGGGAACTCATCGGCGAAGGCCAGCAGCGCCCGGTCCAGCGCCTCGCGGCCCAGGCGCGCCTCGAACCACGGCAGCGCGTCGGTGAGGGCGCGGGGGTCGCGCTGCGCCCGGTACAGCGCCACCATGGCGTGCAGCGCCTCGTCAATGAGACCCATGGCGTAGAGCGCCCCGGGGTTGACCGCCAGCTCGGGATGCTGCCGCGCGCCGCGGACCGTGTTGATGCGGTGGGCGAAGTCGCGCGCGGCGTCCACGCCGGCGAAGACCACGTTCCCGCTCAGGACGAACAGGAGCGCGTCGAAGGCATAGCGGTCGCGCGCGGCGCG is a genomic window containing:
- a CDS encoding alpha-amylase, producing the protein MTPEPVFEFHVSRAARDRYAFDALLFVLSGNVVFAGVDAARDFAHRINTVRGARQHPELAVNPGALYAMGLIDEALHAMVALYRAQRDPRALTDALPWFEARLGREALDRALLAFADEFPVVPVYRGTVRASEWLAGATGGVPHRAVALEEMMLLWLANLNPAFRPFAELFDDRALATGTAYREITGALRAWFDTRPRFGPGDRNLVDLLRAPALASPDSLEGQLAYIRDEWEPLLGDFVRRLLTALDVLKEEELAIFLRYHPARQFGGAPPGLGPSGRDWVVSYAGLDPEYERFSRDLDWMPRTVLIAKTVYVWLDQLSRRCGRAITRLDQVPDEELDALVRRGINSLWLIGVWERSRASQRIKRLCGNPDAVASAYSLDDYVIAQDLGGEEAFAGLRERAAARGLRLASDMVPNHVGIDAPWVIRHPEWFVQLRHLPFPAYSFNGPDLSNDGRVEIKIEDHYYDRTDASVVFRRLDRHTGETRYFYHGNDGTAMPWNDTAQLDYLNPEVREAVIQTILHVARQFPIIRFDAAMTLTKRHYQRLWFPEPGSGGAIPTRAEHGLTRAEFNAAMPAEFWREVVDRVAAEAPNTLLLAEAFWLMEGYFVRTLGMHRVYNSAFMNMLRDEENANYRSVMKNTLEFDPEVLKRFVNFMSNPDERTSVDQFGKGDKYFGVCTLMITLPGLPMFGHGQIEGLTEKYGMEYRRAYYDEQPDPWLVGRHEREIFPLLHRRPLFADAQDFLLYDFYTDAGHVNEDVYAYSNRRGEERGLVVYNNRHAGTRGWIRVSCAYATKAPDGSRILRQRSLGEAFGLGADPGGLVAFRDARSGLEYVHRARDLAERGMHLKLDGYACRVLLDWRDIPDDGGRPWGALSHMLAGHGVPSLDDALRKLELQPVHDALRSLLEPALARGLAQAGAGKGAEAAAPAAKAGGSDAAPAAPSAFEPLVERAVRRTRRFLEAGRHFASGQAGQAVGLGASREWRGGLESACSALRARLEAAVRVPALEKLFSGPWPEAAREVLPAAVRSVAPGARPGVAPSPAGRVAPEVSPAAAPATASAPTSAPAPPDHAAATWATVLAWCALEALGGYQDPVHADAAASALFDAMRLQEPLADALGALGVEGEERWRVAARVRAAFTHAEWAPYAGPRPAPTGSPFGWLRDPNAAWAVGVHEHEGEQYLVQEPFERLLWWMALRALLDVAAAGAPDAAAVRDIERQVEERRSAAEAGGYRVDVLLEASAKP
- a CDS encoding PP2C family protein-serine/threonine phosphatase gives rise to the protein MGLQRRTPSARRSAVRGLITLLWRSPLIAIGFGLLFGLLLGRKPGDLAGLMLVSAVFTYTIALTMWVGEHTLFPRVVRPLPDGSRPVAHTITFFSSLSIAGAFLAAFVSEAFFGLRLLGSLRSLGVFLAFILIFTTLFMGIVMANRYYLDAMKRAREDGELQLARRIQQSFLPDVFPTGPGFEVHAVNISSRQVSGDFYDVMPAGEHGLLLAIADVSGKGFPAALLGSMLQASLRTQAADKESTAAITGTVNALATGAGSTGKFVTMFLAHLDKRTLALRYTNAGHNPPLLLRSSGARETLEEGGTVVGAFEGLGYAEGSVTLRPGDRLVFFTDGVTEAENAAGEMFGDERLISLLAGLPPDLSARGIVDRTLGGLNAFLGEVEPGDDITVMALRIPE
- a CDS encoding T9SS type A sorting domain-containing protein, with protein sequence MRPVISVLLLVLLISAPALAAPKKALFDFTKSETAGQSDWIIDTDMPVPAPAQTGITAGTAENYWLGGISAWGVAMVKRGYTVATLTSAYGITYGNMANPHDLSNYDVFIIPEPQNPFSAAETTAIFAFLRNGGGIVAVGDHNSSDRDSDGWDSPRVYNALDPGHVLGVHWGVTGDPSNSISQVSTNVSSSPTDSIIHGPFGTVSNLSFHAGNTFTLYPATNPTVRGNVWMNGASQAGTTQAMVASSVYGNGRIVFVGDSSPMDDGTGQPGNTLFTGWTEAGTTDSSVFMNAAIWVTRRDAGAGDTIPPVVTITSPVGGESWALGSAHNITWTATDAVGVTSVDLAYSVDGGATFPNVIATGLANSGSYSWTLGGLPSATARVRAIAHDAAGHVGSDSSHANFTIAGWTITASAGANGSIAPSGTIGVADGASPTFTMTPVAGYHVADVLVNGISEGAAAGYTFAPVHANQTISVSFAVNTSDTQAPVVTVTAPVGGESWAIGSSQNITWTATDNVGVTSVDLAYSSNGGATFPTVIASGIANSGSHAWTVAGLPTATARVRVTAHDGAGNAGRDSSHANFALTGWTVTATAGANGSISPGGAIGVGDGATPSFAITPSAGYHVADVLVNGGSVGAVTDYTFPAVHADQTISASFDPSSYTVNITTVGGGTVAKSPDQPDYLGGSTVQLTANPTVGWVFAGWSGDASGATNPLNVLIDGNKNITATFSQHAYVWNQAGTAAYGTATNWTPTRTTPATDDVLIFNGGGMVTVTGVPAQTIGQLQLSNNSSVALQPSAAVTLALSGASGLALDVAAGSALLLNGTSALTLQLSAGTTGTVRGAVTVGGAAHRMIVGSASGLSFQSGAVLTLGTGFSGNFFGTGVAPGALNSAVFQSGSLMIQSAGANPFGASAPNAVTVFQHGSRFRMDGSLTPSVSGRTYADFELNNAAASLAPTGSNAWIMDSLIVSAGTLNLGSLTGGGTLKGNVVVRSGATLTFSPAGALTLALGGTAPQAILVQGTLNTSATSNIAVNNASGVSLLSNVTLSGGLMFALGNLTTGGSALTMGSTGSVSGAAQSTGWVVGNLHRSMAAGAPTVRFDVGDALRYSPATVTMSGNSGVFDLAATCATPDHPSLAASDLDPAKSVNRWWSLTPTGTPSFTGYDVTLAYPAGDVDGGASTAAFLVRRYSGGWNPTAIGARTATSTQATGLTGWGDFAVAEFKVPSYTITATAGSNGSITPSGAVSVNVGGSQHFSITPAPAYVVADVLVDGVSVGPDTAYTFTNVTANHTIDVAFTSGVIVGVGGGPRVLALYPSRPNPSTGSVTLRFSLPEGGRAVLEVMDVGGRVVRRVDEPFPAGPHSWTWDGRTTAGSRAGAGMYFLRLQTQWGTKTGRLVRVG